In Ectothiorhodospira sp. BSL-9, a single window of DNA contains:
- a CDS encoding ABC transporter transmembrane domain-containing protein, giving the protein MSEHASNELSDRPTSLNLSVLGRLLDFVRPHGWRVLAAITALVVGSGAVLAFGAVLRLVIDRGLTAGNADALNLALILLLGVVLVMAVSVALRLYLVTWIGERVVADLRRAVFAKVLRLDPAFFEMTRTGEVISRLTTDTSLVQVVVGSTLAIAMRNALLFAGGLVMLFITSPKLTLWVMMGVPLVFIPIWILGRHVRQLSRQTQDRVADIGAYIDETLYGIRTVQAFCHEAVDAVRYGRQVERAFDAAIRRTQVSALLSAVVMLLIFTAISLVLWVGGHDVLAGRMTNGQLAAFVFYAVLVAGAVGALSEVIGELLRAAGAAERLMELLDTEPTIKPPPHPKALPQPPRGQVILDQVVFRYPSRPEPPALAGVSLTLEPGEKVALVGPSGAGKSTVLQLLLRFYDPESGVIRFDGVDVRETDPPDLRQRMALVPQDAVIFGANAWENIAFGMEDVTRDQIRAAADAAHASEFLDQLPEGFDSHLGERGVRLSGGQRQRIAIARAILRDPALLLLDEATSALDAESERLVQEALERLMEGRTTLIIAHRLATVRKADRIVVMDQGAIAAVGTHDELVAAGGLYARLAALQFRDGADEAGEMLRTGTD; this is encoded by the coding sequence GTGTCTGAACACGCATCCAACGAACTCTCCGATCGTCCCACCAGCCTGAATCTGAGCGTGCTGGGACGCCTGCTGGATTTTGTCCGACCCCATGGCTGGCGGGTGCTGGCGGCCATCACTGCACTGGTGGTGGGTTCGGGTGCGGTACTGGCCTTTGGGGCCGTGTTGCGCCTGGTGATCGACCGGGGGCTCACCGCCGGCAATGCCGACGCCCTGAACCTGGCCCTGATCCTGTTGCTGGGGGTGGTGCTGGTCATGGCCGTGTCGGTGGCCCTCAGGCTCTACCTGGTCACCTGGATCGGTGAACGGGTCGTGGCGGACTTGCGCCGGGCCGTATTCGCCAAGGTGTTGCGCCTGGACCCGGCATTTTTCGAAATGACCCGTACCGGTGAGGTGATCTCCCGCCTGACCACCGACACCTCTCTGGTGCAGGTGGTGGTGGGCTCCACCCTCGCCATTGCCATGCGCAATGCCCTGTTGTTCGCTGGCGGCCTGGTCATGCTGTTCATCACCAGCCCCAAACTCACCCTGTGGGTGATGATGGGGGTGCCGCTGGTATTCATCCCCATCTGGATCCTGGGGCGCCACGTGCGTCAGCTCTCGCGCCAGACGCAGGACCGGGTGGCAGACATCGGCGCCTATATTGACGAGACCCTGTACGGCATCCGCACGGTGCAGGCCTTTTGCCACGAAGCCGTGGATGCGGTGCGTTACGGTCGGCAGGTGGAGAGGGCCTTCGATGCCGCTATTCGCCGCACCCAGGTGAGTGCCCTGCTCAGCGCGGTGGTGATGCTGCTGATCTTCACGGCCATCAGCCTGGTGCTGTGGGTGGGGGGGCACGATGTGCTGGCCGGTCGCATGACCAATGGCCAACTGGCGGCCTTCGTCTTTTACGCCGTGCTGGTGGCTGGCGCCGTGGGCGCCCTGAGCGAGGTCATCGGCGAGTTGCTGCGCGCGGCCGGTGCCGCGGAAAGGCTCATGGAGCTTCTGGACACCGAGCCCACCATCAAGCCGCCGCCGCACCCCAAGGCCCTGCCACAGCCACCCCGTGGGCAGGTGATCCTGGACCAGGTGGTATTCCGCTATCCCTCAAGACCCGAACCCCCCGCCCTGGCGGGCGTTTCCCTGACCCTGGAGCCAGGCGAGAAGGTGGCCCTGGTGGGTCCCTCTGGCGCCGGCAAATCCACCGTGCTGCAATTGTTGCTGCGGTTCTACGACCCGGAATCGGGCGTGATCCGGTTTGACGGTGTGGATGTGCGCGAGACCGACCCGCCGGACCTGCGCCAACGCATGGCCCTGGTGCCTCAGGATGCGGTGATCTTCGGGGCCAATGCCTGGGAGAACATCGCTTTTGGTATGGAGGATGTCACGCGTGACCAGATCCGCGCCGCCGCCGACGCGGCTCATGCCAGCGAGTTTCTGGACCAGTTGCCGGAGGGGTTTGACAGCCACCTGGGCGAGCGGGGGGTGCGCCTCTCCGGCGGCCAGCGTCAACGCATCGCCATTGCACGGGCGATTCTGCGCGACCCCGCGCTGCTCCTCCTGGATGAGGCCACCAGCGCCCTGGATGCGGAGAGCGAACGCCTGGTGCAGGAGGCGCTGGAACGCCTGATGGAAGGTCGCACCACGCTGATCATCGCCCATCGCCTGGCCACGGTACGCAAGGCCGATCGGATCGTGGTGATGGATCAGGGGGCAATCGCGGCGGTGGGTACCCACGATGAGCTGGTGGCTGCCGGGGGCCTGTATGCCCGCCTGGCGGCACTGCAGTTCCGGGATGGGGCTGACGAAGCGGGGGAGATGCTGAGGACGGGGACGGACTAA
- the radC gene encoding DNA repair protein RadC — MRITDWPASERPREKLLGQGPETLSDAELLAIFLRTGVSGLTAVDLARDLLNRFGGLRPLLQADIKDFCSARGLGEAKYAQLQAVLEMGRRHLSETLKRGDAITSPEHTRRYLAARLRDYPFEVFACVFLDNRHRVLAFEELFRGTIDGASVHPREVVRRALHHNAAALILAHNHPSGIAEPSRADQSITERLRDALGLVDVRVLDHIIVGDELVSFAERGLI, encoded by the coding sequence ATGCGAATCACCGACTGGCCCGCCAGTGAGCGGCCCCGGGAAAAACTGCTGGGCCAGGGCCCCGAGACCCTGTCCGATGCGGAACTGCTGGCCATTTTCCTGCGCACCGGCGTGAGTGGCCTGACCGCCGTGGATCTGGCCCGGGACCTGCTCAACCGCTTCGGCGGGCTCAGGCCGCTGCTGCAGGCAGACATCAAGGACTTCTGCAGCGCCCGGGGCCTGGGCGAGGCCAAGTATGCCCAGTTGCAGGCGGTACTGGAGATGGGTCGCCGGCACCTGTCCGAAACCCTCAAGCGGGGCGATGCGATCACCAGCCCGGAGCACACCCGCCGTTACCTGGCAGCACGGCTCAGGGACTACCCCTTCGAGGTCTTTGCCTGCGTGTTCCTGGACAACCGCCACCGGGTGCTGGCCTTCGAGGAGCTGTTTCGTGGCACCATTGACGGGGCCAGCGTTCACCCCCGGGAGGTGGTGCGCCGGGCCCTTCACCATAATGCAGCCGCCCTGATTCTGGCCCACAATCATCCCTCGGGCATTGCCGAACCCTCCCGCGCCGACCAGAGCATCACCGAACGTCTGCGCGATGCCCTGGGGCTGGTGGATGTGCGCGTGCTGGATCACATCATCGTCGGCGATGAACTGGTATCGTTCGCGGAGCGAGGGTTGATATGA
- a CDS encoding SLC13 family permease codes for MTQDQWLILTILTATVAMFLWGRWRHDMVAAGALLACVVAGLVPTGEAFAGFGHPAVVTVACVLVLSRGLQISGAVDVLARNVLPAQSGRVLSLMALMGLGAFLSGFMNNVGAMALLMPVAIHLAQRLELTPGQVLMPLAFGTILGGMTTLIGTPPNLIVSGFRAEAGLGSFAMFDFTPIGLAVALVGVLFVALVGWRLVPARKQSGIEGFESGAYITEVRVLEDSKAAGMRLREIEDELADVDAQIIGMVQKEVRLIAANPGRMVHAGDILMIEAEAESLKDVLSILGLKLEEEVKPEKDEAPEEDEKTGATASRNEDSDKSAKQEDGDEAEAAEASLKSGDVVLMELAVLPNSPLAGRSASDILLRTRYGVNLLALSREGKRSMKRLRSMAFQSGDLLLMQGPPESISEFASDNACVPLAERELRIPNKRKIWEASLIMLFAIGGAAFGLLPAAVAFAIGVLASMALRTVPPQQVYHAIDWPVIVLLGALIPVAGAMASTGTADLIARFMIENVAQGHAVVGLALILVVTMFLSDLMNNAATAAVMCPIAIGTAAALGVSPDSFLMAVAIGASCAFLTPIGHQNNTLILGPGGFRFSDYWKLGLPLEILVVAISVPLLLVVWPL; via the coding sequence ATGACCCAGGATCAATGGCTTATTCTAACCATCCTCACCGCGACGGTCGCCATGTTCCTGTGGGGCCGCTGGCGCCACGACATGGTGGCGGCGGGCGCCCTGCTGGCCTGCGTGGTGGCGGGTCTGGTGCCCACCGGCGAGGCATTCGCCGGGTTCGGCCACCCAGCGGTGGTCACGGTGGCCTGTGTGCTGGTGCTCAGTCGCGGCCTGCAGATCTCGGGGGCAGTGGATGTGCTGGCACGCAACGTGTTGCCGGCCCAGTCCGGGCGCGTGCTCAGCCTCATGGCACTCATGGGCCTTGGGGCCTTCCTGTCGGGCTTCATGAACAATGTTGGCGCCATGGCGCTGCTGATGCCGGTGGCAATCCACCTGGCACAGCGGCTCGAACTCACCCCCGGGCAGGTGCTCATGCCACTGGCCTTCGGCACCATTCTCGGGGGCATGACCACGCTGATCGGCACCCCGCCCAACCTGATTGTGTCCGGCTTTCGTGCCGAAGCCGGGCTGGGCAGCTTTGCCATGTTCGACTTCACGCCGATCGGCCTGGCTGTGGCGTTGGTGGGGGTGCTGTTCGTCGCCCTTGTCGGCTGGCGACTGGTACCGGCGCGCAAACAATCAGGCATTGAAGGTTTCGAGTCCGGCGCCTACATCACCGAGGTGCGGGTACTGGAAGACAGCAAGGCCGCGGGCATGCGGCTGCGGGAGATCGAAGACGAACTCGCCGATGTGGATGCGCAGATCATCGGCATGGTGCAAAAGGAGGTGCGGCTCATTGCCGCCAACCCGGGGCGCATGGTGCATGCCGGCGACATCCTGATGATCGAGGCCGAGGCCGAATCCCTCAAGGATGTGCTGTCCATTCTCGGTTTGAAGCTGGAAGAAGAGGTGAAGCCCGAGAAGGATGAGGCCCCCGAAGAGGATGAAAAGACGGGTGCCACCGCCTCCAGGAACGAGGATTCGGACAAATCCGCCAAGCAGGAAGACGGCGATGAGGCCGAGGCCGCCGAAGCCTCGTTGAAGTCCGGCGATGTGGTGCTGATGGAACTGGCCGTGCTGCCCAACTCACCCCTGGCGGGGCGCTCGGCCAGCGACATCCTCCTGCGCACGCGCTATGGGGTCAACCTGCTTGCCCTGTCCCGGGAGGGCAAGCGCTCCATGAAACGGCTGCGTTCCATGGCCTTCCAGTCCGGGGACCTGTTGCTGATGCAGGGCCCGCCTGAGTCCATCTCCGAGTTTGCCTCCGACAATGCCTGCGTGCCCCTGGCCGAGCGTGAGCTGCGCATCCCCAACAAGCGCAAGATCTGGGAGGCCAGTCTGATCATGCTGTTCGCCATCGGCGGCGCCGCCTTCGGGTTATTGCCGGCGGCGGTGGCCTTCGCCATCGGCGTGCTGGCTTCCATGGCCCTGCGCACCGTGCCGCCACAGCAGGTGTACCATGCCATCGACTGGCCGGTGATCGTGTTGCTGGGCGCCCTGATACCGGTGGCGGGTGCCATGGCGAGCACCGGCACCGCTGACCTGATCGCTCGTTTCATGATCGAGAATGTGGCGCAGGGTCATGCCGTGGTCGGGCTGGCGCTGATCCTGGTGGTCACCATGTTCCTGTCCGACCTGATGAACAATGCTGCCACCGCCGCGGTGATGTGCCCCATTGCCATCGGCACCGCCGCCGCGCTGGGCGTAAGCCCCGACTCCTTTCTGATGGCGGTGGCCATTGGCGCCTCCTGCGCCTTCCTTACACCCATCGGCCATCAGAACAACACCCTGATCCTTGGCCCGGGAGGGTTTCGGTTCAGCGACTACTGGAAGCTGGGTCTGCCGCTTGAGATCCTCGTGGTGGCCATCTCCGTGCCGCTGCTGCTGGTGGTGTGGCCGCTTTAA
- a CDS encoding FAD-binding domain-containing protein translates to MTDNHDPISSHSDLFPPSHIAALERLKAFVPSAGRHYAAQRNRDPGPGQRDNVSLLSPYIRHRVLSEHQVIEAVLQRHSPEAAEKFVQEVFWRTYWKGWLQMRPQVWRAFLREQAEDRKRMEEDTALQAAVTAAEEGRSGVEGFDDWARELVHTGYLHNHARMWFASIWIFTLELPWTLGADFFLRHLRDADPASNTLGWRWIAGIQTPGKTYLARADNIARFTDNRFQPANLAAEALPIREESPPPPAPLPALRTLPPGQRVLLLLHGDDLSGQEVLPAKVDVGGIAVARQGHPDNPWPFGGATASWFAALAEDAAQRASNTLQQPASVLSHLDADSLREACTLAEVRVIATPEAPVGPIADALERIAGELEADGIELIPLRREWDELAWPHATHGFFRFKRQIPELLVRSGL, encoded by the coding sequence ATGACTGACAACCACGACCCCATCTCCTCCCACAGCGATCTGTTCCCGCCGAGCCATATCGCCGCGCTGGAGCGGCTGAAGGCCTTTGTTCCCAGTGCCGGGCGGCACTACGCAGCACAGCGCAACCGGGACCCTGGGCCGGGCCAGCGCGACAACGTGTCGCTGCTGTCGCCTTATATCCGGCACCGAGTCCTGAGCGAACATCAGGTCATCGAGGCCGTGCTGCAACGGCACTCCCCCGAGGCGGCCGAAAAGTTCGTACAGGAGGTGTTCTGGCGCACCTACTGGAAGGGCTGGCTACAGATGCGCCCGCAGGTCTGGCGGGCGTTCCTGCGGGAACAGGCTGAAGATCGCAAGCGTATGGAAGAAGACACCGCCCTGCAGGCGGCAGTCACCGCAGCCGAGGAGGGGCGCAGCGGGGTGGAGGGATTCGATGACTGGGCCCGCGAACTGGTACACACCGGCTATCTGCACAATCACGCGCGCATGTGGTTCGCCTCCATCTGGATCTTCACCCTCGAGCTGCCGTGGACGCTGGGGGCCGACTTCTTTCTTCGGCACCTGCGCGATGCCGACCCGGCATCCAACACCCTGGGTTGGCGATGGATCGCCGGCATTCAGACGCCGGGCAAGACCTACCTCGCCCGTGCTGACAACATTGCCCGCTTTACCGACAATCGCTTCCAGCCAGCCAACCTGGCCGCCGAGGCCCTCCCGATTCGGGAGGAGTCACCCCCTCCGCCCGCGCCCCTGCCAGCGCTGCGAACACTGCCCCCTGGGCAGCGCGTGCTGCTGTTGCTCCATGGCGACGACCTGAGCGGTCAGGAGGTGTTGCCCGCCAAGGTGGATGTAGGCGGAATTGCCGTTGCCCGGCAGGGTCATCCCGACAACCCTTGGCCTTTCGGTGGGGCGACCGCCAGCTGGTTTGCGGCGCTGGCCGAGGATGCCGCGCAACGGGCCAGCAACACCCTGCAACAACCGGCAAGCGTACTGTCCCACCTGGATGCCGACAGCCTGCGCGAGGCCTGCACCCTTGCTGAGGTCCGCGTGATCGCCACACCCGAAGCACCGGTCGGGCCGATTGCCGATGCGCTTGAGCGTATCGCCGGGGAGTTGGAGGCAGACGGGATTGAACTCATCCCCTTGCGCCGCGAATGGGACGAACTGGCCTGGCCGCACGCAACCCACGGGTTCTTCCGCTTCAAGCGCCAGATCCCCGAGTTGCTGGTTCGGAGCGGTCTGTAG
- a CDS encoding carotenoid oxygenase family protein codes for MNARVGYHLGLTSQGRELEQTALPLRGQLPDWLKGVLLRNGPGLFEVGGYRCRHWFDGLAMLQAFILRDGRVGFRNRHLLTRTLEQARRSGRIEGSGFATDTNRSVLKRLRGMIRPNLTDNANVSIAHLAGQPVCLTETPLPMAFDAHTLETRGILPFTDNTTLHMSTAHPVADHHGGDLYGFGIQFALTSQYLLYRIPAGSRRRRILARLPVKTPAYMHSFAVTEHHVILSEFPLVIRPVDMQITGRPFIENFRWEPERGTRFQVFDKHRGTHLGTCVGEPCFAFHHINAFEDQAGRLRVDLAAYPDDDVIRRLYLEPLRRGWREPACGEAWRFTLDLQKGTAECTRLAERGLELPRIHGDRCSGRDYRYVYGTGNHVPGALTDELVKLDVSQGTHQVWSETDCYPGEAVFVPRPEATDEDDGVLLSVILEADTGTSSLLILDARSLEERARATLPFHLPFGFHGEFLPDQG; via the coding sequence ATGAACGCAAGGGTTGGCTATCACCTGGGCCTCACCTCCCAGGGCCGGGAACTGGAACAGACGGCCCTGCCCCTGCGCGGGCAACTGCCCGACTGGCTCAAGGGCGTGCTGCTGCGCAATGGCCCGGGCCTGTTCGAGGTGGGTGGTTACCGCTGCCGGCACTGGTTCGACGGCCTGGCCATGCTGCAGGCATTCATCCTGCGGGACGGTCGCGTGGGGTTTCGTAACCGGCACCTGCTCACCCGCACCCTGGAGCAGGCCCGACGCAGCGGACGCATTGAAGGCTCGGGATTTGCCACCGACACCAACCGCTCCGTGCTCAAGCGCCTGCGGGGCATGATCCGCCCCAACCTCACCGACAACGCCAATGTGAGCATCGCCCACCTGGCGGGACAGCCCGTGTGCCTCACCGAAACGCCCCTGCCCATGGCGTTCGACGCCCACACCCTGGAGACCCGGGGCATCCTGCCCTTCACGGACAACACCACGCTGCACATGAGCACCGCGCATCCAGTGGCGGATCACCACGGCGGCGATCTCTATGGCTTCGGCATACAGTTCGCGCTCACCAGCCAGTACCTGCTGTACCGCATCCCGGCAGGCAGCCGCCGGCGCCGCATTCTCGCACGGCTGCCGGTGAAGACCCCGGCCTACATGCACAGCTTTGCGGTCACCGAGCATCATGTGATCCTCAGCGAGTTTCCCCTGGTGATCCGCCCTGTGGATATGCAGATCACGGGACGGCCCTTCATCGAGAACTTCCGCTGGGAGCCGGAGAGGGGCACCCGGTTCCAGGTCTTCGACAAGCACCGCGGCACCCACCTGGGCACGTGTGTGGGCGAGCCCTGTTTTGCCTTCCACCATATCAATGCCTTCGAGGATCAGGCCGGCCGCCTGCGGGTGGACCTGGCCGCCTACCCCGACGACGACGTGATCCGCCGACTCTATCTGGAGCCGCTGCGCCGGGGCTGGCGGGAGCCCGCCTGCGGGGAGGCATGGCGCTTCACGCTGGATTTACAAAAGGGCACGGCAGAGTGCACCCGGCTCGCTGAGCGCGGCCTGGAATTACCCCGCATCCATGGCGATCGCTGTAGCGGGCGGGACTATCGCTATGTGTACGGCACGGGCAACCACGTGCCCGGCGCGCTCACCGATGAACTGGTGAAGCTGGATGTCAGCCAGGGCACCCACCAGGTCTGGAGCGAGACGGACTGCTACCCCGGCGAAGCTGTGTTCGTACCCAGACCAGAGGCCACGGACGAGGATGATGGCGTGCTGCTGAGCGTGATCCTGGAGGCCGACACCGGCACCAGCAGCCTGCTGATCCTGGACGCCCGCAGCCTGGAGGAGCGGGCCCGGGCCACCCTGCCCTTTCATCTGCCGTTTGGCTTTCATGGGGAGTTCCTGCCCGATCAGGGATAG
- a CDS encoding bifunctional 2-polyprenyl-6-hydroxyphenol methylase/3-demethylubiquinol 3-O-methyltransferase UbiG, with amino-acid sequence MRGMIYDRLILQLTSRWYAEVLERMPEGAALLDVGVGTAGALMANAERVKVKALSVVGIDIDGDYVKRAHRRLQGSPVEDQIQVRLESVYAHQGGPYDAVYFSASFMLLPDPEKALRHCCDLLNPGGRIFFTQTIQVRRSRWMETFKPLLRRLTSIDFGRVTYREDLEAHIRSAGLEVDEFTVLSRHGNRTSCLVVARPIGRS; translated from the coding sequence ATTCGAGGCATGATCTACGACAGATTGATCCTTCAGCTCACCTCGCGCTGGTATGCCGAGGTGCTGGAGCGGATGCCGGAGGGGGCGGCACTCCTGGATGTGGGCGTCGGCACGGCGGGCGCGCTGATGGCCAACGCCGAACGGGTGAAGGTCAAGGCGCTGAGCGTGGTGGGCATCGACATTGATGGCGACTATGTGAAGCGCGCCCACAGGCGGCTGCAGGGGTCGCCTGTGGAGGATCAGATTCAGGTACGGCTCGAATCGGTATACGCGCATCAGGGTGGGCCGTATGACGCCGTGTACTTCTCCGCCAGCTTCATGCTCCTGCCCGATCCCGAAAAGGCCCTGCGGCATTGCTGCGATTTGCTGAATCCCGGCGGGCGCATTTTCTTCACCCAGACCATCCAGGTGCGTCGCTCGCGCTGGATGGAAACCTTCAAACCGTTACTCAGACGCCTGACCAGCATCGATTTCGGGCGGGTCACCTACCGGGAAGATCTGGAAGCCCATATTCGCAGCGCCGGGCTGGAGGTGGACGAGTTCACGGTGCTGTCCCGGCATGGGAATCGGACATCCTGCCTTGTTGTGGCCCGCCCTATAGGCCGTTCCTAG
- the cls gene encoding cardiolipin synthase produces the protein MFDWQALAASATALGVLGLAVYSAGHAVIYKRDTRAVIAWVGLIMLLPLLGSVLYWLLGVNRIARQARALRPDVLHRESAPVNGAVQVAERWQRLARAGDALSPFNLLAGNHVQALINGEQAYPAMLKAIEEARASVCLSTYIFDHDPAGREFIDALVAAASRGVAVRVLVDGVGARYSRRSVVRELRSRGVPAQLFLPMHLPRSLAVFNLRNHRKLLIVDGAIGFTGGMNIREGHRRRAPYPYAIQDIQFQLRGPVVVQMQTIFNEDWHFTCGEHLFGEAFFPPLEPAGQALVRGVVDGPDEHRDPLRQLMHTALAEAREQVVVITPYFLPDDVLMSALNAAALRGVRVDILLPARNNHVLVHWASQALHWQLLERGCHIWFTPPPFDHSKLLLVDDHWLLMGSANWDPRSLRLNFEFDMECYDEVLGQQLAAWVDERLAEARPLTLQEADQRSLPIRLRDGTARLLTPYL, from the coding sequence TTGTTTGATTGGCAGGCCCTCGCGGCCAGCGCCACTGCCCTGGGTGTACTGGGTTTGGCCGTGTACAGCGCCGGTCATGCGGTGATCTACAAACGGGACACCCGCGCGGTGATCGCCTGGGTGGGCCTGATCATGTTGCTGCCATTGCTGGGCTCTGTCCTCTACTGGTTGCTGGGCGTGAACCGTATCGCGCGTCAGGCCCGGGCCTTGCGGCCCGATGTGCTGCATCGCGAGTCGGCCCCCGTGAATGGCGCCGTGCAGGTGGCCGAACGCTGGCAGCGCCTGGCCAGGGCCGGCGACGCCCTCAGCCCCTTCAACCTGCTGGCCGGCAACCATGTGCAGGCCCTGATCAACGGCGAGCAGGCCTATCCCGCCATGCTCAAGGCCATCGAGGAGGCCCGCGCCAGCGTGTGCCTGTCCACCTACATCTTCGACCACGATCCGGCGGGGCGCGAATTCATCGACGCCCTGGTGGCGGCCGCCTCCCGGGGCGTGGCCGTGCGAGTGCTTGTTGACGGCGTGGGCGCCCGCTACAGCCGTCGCAGCGTGGTGCGGGAATTGCGGTCACGCGGCGTGCCAGCGCAACTGTTCCTGCCCATGCACCTGCCGCGCAGCCTGGCGGTGTTCAATCTGCGTAACCACCGCAAGCTTTTGATCGTGGATGGCGCCATCGGTTTCACCGGCGGCATGAACATTCGCGAGGGGCATCGACGCCGGGCCCCTTACCCTTATGCCATCCAGGACATCCAGTTTCAGTTGCGCGGCCCTGTGGTGGTACAGATGCAGACCATCTTCAACGAAGATTGGCACTTCACCTGCGGCGAGCACCTGTTCGGCGAGGCCTTCTTTCCACCCCTGGAGCCAGCCGGCCAGGCCCTCGTCAGGGGCGTGGTGGATGGCCCGGACGAACACCGTGATCCGCTGCGTCAGCTGATGCATACGGCCCTGGCCGAGGCCCGGGAGCAGGTGGTGGTGATCACGCCTTATTTCCTGCCCGATGACGTGCTCATGTCGGCGCTCAATGCTGCCGCCCTGCGCGGGGTGCGCGTGGATATCCTGCTGCCGGCGCGCAACAACCATGTGCTGGTGCACTGGGCCTCCCAGGCCCTGCATTGGCAGCTGCTGGAGCGGGGCTGCCATATCTGGTTCACCCCGCCGCCCTTTGACCATAGCAAGCTCCTGCTGGTGGATGACCACTGGCTGCTGATGGGCTCGGCCAACTGGGATCCGCGCAGCCTGAGGCTGAACTTCGAATTCGACATGGAGTGTTATGACGAAGTGCTGGGCCAGCAACTGGCCGCCTGGGTGGACGAGCGTCTGGCCGAGGCGCGCCCCTTGACCCTGCAGGAGGCGGATCAACGCTCATTGCCGATCCGGCTGCGCGATGGCACGGCCCGGCTGCTGACGCCCTATCTTTGA
- the tcuB gene encoding tricarballylate utilization 4Fe-4S protein TcuB, with amino-acid sequence MQQPEPEHDAEPRRVMQLCNVCSFCTGLCDVFPASERRPDLDDADLDYLANLCHNCRACWYACQYAPPHEFAINVPATLARRRTQSYRRYAWPRPLAALLARSGLATTLVSLGATLLIPLLTLLLVPFDTLFATHQAEGAFYEVIPWGVMSAVAALTLGFSVLAVIVSVMRYWRDISTPGPPAIRVWRALPAAARDLFTLRNLDGGGGGCNDRDHRFSQVRRRFHHALFYGFLLCLAATTVAAGYHHFLEWQAPYPFFSLPNLLGTVGGIGMMVGATGLVWVKWGADPEPTATETLPADYALLVLLFATAATGLILMALRETPAMGLLLALHLGTVLGFFLMIPYSKFVHGAYRGAALLQAARERPGHRSIAQ; translated from the coding sequence TTGCAACAGCCCGAACCCGAACACGACGCCGAACCCCGCCGGGTGATGCAGTTGTGCAATGTGTGCAGCTTCTGCACCGGCCTGTGCGACGTGTTCCCCGCCTCGGAACGCAGGCCGGACCTTGACGATGCCGATCTGGACTACCTGGCCAACCTGTGCCACAACTGCCGGGCCTGCTGGTATGCCTGTCAGTATGCGCCGCCCCATGAGTTCGCCATCAATGTGCCAGCCACCCTGGCCCGTCGCCGCACGCAGAGTTACCGGCGTTACGCCTGGCCACGACCCCTGGCCGCCCTGCTGGCCCGTAGCGGGCTGGCCACCACGCTGGTCAGCCTGGGCGCCACGCTGCTCATCCCCCTGCTCACCCTGCTGCTGGTGCCCTTCGACACCCTGTTTGCCACCCACCAGGCCGAAGGTGCGTTCTATGAGGTCATCCCCTGGGGCGTGATGAGCGCGGTGGCCGCCCTTACCTTGGGGTTCTCCGTGCTGGCGGTGATCGTGAGCGTGATGCGCTACTGGCGGGACATCAGCACCCCGGGACCGCCGGCCATTCGGGTATGGCGCGCCCTGCCCGCCGCTGCCCGCGATCTGTTCACCCTGCGTAACCTGGATGGAGGCGGGGGAGGCTGCAACGACCGCGATCATCGGTTCAGTCAGGTCCGGCGACGCTTTCATCACGCCCTGTTCTATGGCTTTCTGCTCTGCCTGGCGGCCACCACCGTGGCTGCGGGCTATCACCACTTTCTTGAGTGGCAGGCCCCCTACCCCTTCTTCAGCCTGCCCAACCTGCTGGGTACCGTGGGCGGAATAGGCATGATGGTGGGCGCCACGGGCCTGGTATGGGTGAAATGGGGGGCCGATCCGGAACCCACCGCCACCGAGACCCTGCCCGCCGACTACGCGCTCCTGGTACTGCTGTTTGCCACCGCCGCCACGGGCCTGATCCTCATGGCCCTGCGGGAGACCCCTGCCATGGGTCTGTTGCTGGCCTTGCACCTGGGCACGGTGCTGGGGTTCTTCTTGATGATCCCCTACAGCAAGTTTGTGCATGGCGCCTACCGGGGGGCCGCCCTGCTGCAGGCCGCCCGGGAACGACCCGGCCACCGAAGCATTGCCCAGTGA